The DNA segment ACGTCACGAGGAAAAACCCGATCACCATGAGCGCGATCCCGGCAACGAGCAGTTCCACGGGAGCCCCCTCCGGGACCGGGATGCCTCCCCCTCCCGCAAGCGGGGGCACCGGCTCCTCCCGGACCGGCGCGGTCAGGAAGGCCGCGAGGGCACAGACCCCTCCGGCGAGGCTTGCCAGTCCCGCAGCCAGGAGGATCCTGATCCGGGCACCGCCGTGCGGCTGCAGGAGGGCGCGCCCCTCCGGCGTGAGCGCGTAGTACACCCAGGCATGCCCGTCGTCCCCGGCGGCGACAAAACCGGCGTCGGCCAACCTCTGCAGGTGGTGGTGAACCGTGGATTTTGCCAGGTTGAGGTTATCCGCGAGTTCCGTGATCGTCATCCTGCGTGTGGTTAAAGTCTTTAAAATATCAAGCCGGGTTTCGGATGCGAGAACCTCGAACGTATCCTTCGTCAGGATGATATCGGCCGGCTCCATAGGGGAGTAGTTCGGAAAGACGGGATATAACTATTCCGTTATCCCCACATCGCAAAAAAGAAGCCTCCTCATGCGGCCGGGTCGAGTGAGAGCAGGGAACGGCCCGTGCGTCCCCTCACAGACGTGACTTAACTCTCCGGTTTCTTCCCCGCCGCGCAGACGTTATACGCCAGGTACGGCAGTTTCTCCTCGACGATCGGCTCCACCTTCCGTGCGAGGTTGAAGACCGGATCGGCGAGGTTCAGGTGCGCAAACGAGCACCGGCCGACCGAGACGTCCGTAAACCCGGCCTCGCGGAAGAGCCCCGCGATCTCGGAGTTGGTGTAGTAGTGCTCGTCGAAGTGCCCGACGCCCACCTTCTTCAGGCCCACCTTCTCCCCCACCTGGTAGGCGATAGGGACGATGCTCGTGAAGACCGTCCTTGATAAGGTGCAGACGGCGATTCTGCCGCCGGGTTTCAAGACCCGGTAGCACTCCCGGAGCATCCCCTCCGGGTCGGGAACGTAACTGAAGGCGAGCAGGCTCGCGAGGGCGTCGAAAGTGCCGTCCTTGAACGGTAGGACGTCTGCCGTACCGACGCAGAACCCGCTCTCCGGGCACCGCTGCCGCCCGTGCCGAACCATCCCCGGGCTGATGTCGAGCCCGAAGGCCCGGCCGCCTTCCGCGACGTAGCGCTGCACGAAGAGCCCGGTTCCGCACCCGATGTCGAGGAGGAACCCCCCCTTCGGGAGTTCGCTCATCACGTGTTCGGAGATGTGCCCGTGGTAATACTTCCCGCGGCTACCGTCGTAGCGCTCGTCGTAGATATCCGCGACCTCGTCATAATGTTGCTGTACTTTCTTCACTGAACACCTCCCGGGCTATCCGGGCAAGTAGTGCATTGATCTGCACAAAATCGTTTGCGTTGTGGGAGAGCCGGAGATCCGCGTCGGCGAGCGCGACGGCAAGGGCCGGGTGGTTGTACTCGCGCCGGGCCACCTGCCGGAGTTCGCCGACGACCTCCCGCGCCGAGAGTCCGTACTCGATCATCAGCGACTCGGCGATCCGGCGGGCGGCGTCGAAGTTGCCGTCCCGGAGGGCGACGAACGCCGACGTAGCGACGTTTGTGGTCTCGGAGCGCGAGATCTCCGCAAGATCGAACTCCTGCTCCGCTCTTGCGGCGATCTGCAGGTACATGATCGCACGCCGCAGGTCTCCCTGCGCGGCATACACGATCAGGTCGATGTCGTCGGCCGGAACCGCCGCCCCTTCCGCGGCCAGGATCTCCTCGAGCCGGGTCAGGACGAGACTGCTCTCGACCGGGGCGAAGAAGAGCGGCAGGCAGCGCGACGCGATGGCAGGGATGATCGCCGAGGGGCGGACGGTGACGAAGATGAACCGGCAGGTGGCGCTGTAGCGCTCCATCGTCCGGCGCAGGGCCTGCTGCGCCTCGAACGTCAGGCCGTGCGCGTCCTCGAAGACCATCAGCTTGAAGTCGGCGTCGAGCGGGCGCATCGAGGCGTACCACTTCACGATCTGCTTGAAGTTGACGATCAGGCTCCGGTCTTTGCGGTAGATCATGCTGAACCGCTCGTCCGTCTCGAGCGCGCTCCTTCCCCTCCCGAGAAGGTCGGTCGCGCTGAAGACGGTCGTGTTCGCCTTCCAGTTCTCACCGTAGAGCCTTTTTGCCAGGCACTCGACGGCCGCGGTCTTCCCGGTGCCGTGCGGGCCGGAGATAAGCATGTGGGGCACGCTGCCGGAGTCCGAAAACGCCGTTAAATGGCGAACGACCTCGTCCTGTCCGATGATATCATCGCACCGCCTCGGGCGGTAGACCTCACTCCAGAGCATGGGCCAGTCTCTCTCTCATCTCATCTATTGCCGCCCGGAGGAGATAGGTATTGTCAAGCGACGCTATCAGGCGTTCACCCTCGCCGGGCTCGAGGGAGGCACACGCCGCGGCGATGGCCGGAATGGCGCGCGTCACCTCGTCGACGATCGTGAGGCTCGCCGTGCGGGCTGTCCGGGAGAGCGGGTTTAGGTCGACGGTGATGACCGCTTTGCCCATCTCGCGGAGCGCGGCGCACCGGTCCCCGTCCTCGAGCGGCACGAGCACCACGTCGGCGTCCCCAATCCCCTCCGGCAGCGAGAGCGCCCGGTCGTGGGAGAGCGGGACGATCCGCTCCGGCGTTCCCGTAAGAACCCTGACCCCGTGCTCCGTAAGAAGCCGGGTGATCCGCTCGATCCGCTCCTGTGTCCGGTGGAAGAGGTTCACCTCGACGTCGGCGCCGCTCGCCCGCTGGAGCGCCGCGATCTCCGCCGCCGCAAGCGCCGCCGTGTTGCCGTTCACCGATATCACCGCGTGCCGTGCGGCGAGAAGCATCGCGGCGGCCGTCCGCTCGGCGAGGGCGGCGCTTTCGGTCGTCTTCTCGCCGAGCAGGTAATCGAACGCCTCCCCGCGCCCGTGGGCGGCGAGCCCTTCCGGTGCGACGATACCCTCGCGGGCGCACCGGGCCAGCTGTTCGCGGGCGACAAGGGATCGGTAGCGTGGATGGTCTTTTGGAATCATGGTTTCACCTCGATCAGGTATGCGCCGCGGCGGGCGACGCGGAGACGGTAGACCTCCCCGAACAAAGAGAGCACCTGCTCCGCCCCATCTCCTGCGGCAAAGACGCCGTTTCCAAGCATCGTCATGCTCGCCGGGACCCTCTCGGCGTCGCAGGCAACGAGCACCTGCCGCACCTCCGGTGCGATGAGCCCGCTCTTCTCGGCGAACCCCCGCGAGAGGAGGCAGAAGTCGGGGAGGTCGCGGGGGCAGCGGTCCGGGAACGCGGCGGCTATCCGTGCCATCGCCGCCGGGGACGAGAGAACCGAGGCGGTCGGGAGCGCCCCGAGGCTCACGGCGTAGAGCGGCTCTTGTGGGTAGATGCGGGTGATATCCCCGTGGATACCCGCCCCCGTCCGGCAGACGATCCCGCCGGACATACTCGCGGCGACGTCCCCGAGCCCGGTGCGGTGGAGGACCTCGGCCTCGTGCGCCCGTGCGGCCACCTCGTCCGGGGAGAGACCAAGCTCGAAGAGGCGGTTTATGGCCGTGAGCGTCGCAAGCAGTGCCGCCGCCGAGAGGCCGAACCCGGCGCCGATGGGGAGCCGGCACTCCGTCGTGACGCGGGCGGTGATTCCCAGCCGTTCGAGGGCGTACTCGACCGGCGGCGACCCGGCGCTCGCGTGGCCCTGCCGGACCACCCGGACGCCTGTCTCGCGGGCCTCCTCTACCGTCGAGCGCACCCCTTCACTGATGACCACGCCGGCCCCGACGCTCCCGGTATCTTCCGGCCCGATTCCTTCGACGCGCCGGAAGTAGCCGGAGATGTGTCCGGGGGAGAAGGCTACAGCAGTTCTGACCATATCGCCCTGGCGACCTCCTCTTTGCTCCCGGAGACGTCGCGCGTCCCGCCGGCGGTCATGATCCGGAACGATCCTTCGGCCGCGCCCATCGTCGGGGGAGCGTTCACGACGACAACGCTTGCGCCCTCTTCAAGCATCGCTCGCGCCCGCTCCTCCTCGTCCCAGCCCAGTTTGAACGCTACCGTCACGGGACTGCATGCCGCCGCCACCGCGCCGATCACCTTCGGGAGGGGTTCGAGCCGGACGGTCAGCGGCGAACCGCTCGGGATCTTCCCCTCGTGCCGTTCGGGGGCAAAGTCCGATATCGCGGCCGCGCTGACGTAGATGTCGACCCCGGCGTCGCGGCAGACCGAGAGAACCGCATCCTGCATCCCGGCCGCGGTCGTCGCACGGACGTTTCGGACGCAGGGGAACGATCCCGCGTGCACCACCGTCACGTCCGCCCCGAGCCGGAAGGCCTCGAGCGCGATCTCTCTCCCCATCCGCCCGGTCGACCGGGTGGTGAGAACCCGGACGTCGTCGAGGGGCTCCGCGCACGCCCCGCTCGTGATCAGCACCCGTTTCCCCGCGAGCGGCCGGCCCGAGACCGCACGCTCCGCGTGGAGGACGATCGTATCGGTATCGGCGATCTTCGCCTTCTCCTCCTCGATCCGGGGGTCGATGACGTCGATGCCCCAGGAGCGGAGCCGTCCGAGGTTCTCCGCGACCCCCGGGTGGCGGTACATGCTCTCGTGCATCGCCGGGACGACCACCACCGGCATCCCCCGGCCGAGCGCCGTCGTCGCGAAGGTCGTGACCGTTGTATCGTCGATCCCGCAGGCGATCTTACCGATAGTATTCGCCGTAGCGGGCGCGACGAGCAGGAGGTCGGCCTCCCCGCCCTCCCCGCAGTAGA comes from the Methanoculleus marisnigri JR1 genome and includes:
- a CDS encoding ArsR/SmtB family transcription factor — encoded protein: MEPADIILTKDTFEVLASETRLDILKTLTTRRMTITELADNLNLAKSTVHHHLQRLADAGFVAAGDDGHAWVYYALTPEGRALLQPHGGARIRILLAAGLASLAGGVCALAAFLTAPVREEPVPPLAGGGGIPVPEGAPVELLVAGIALMVIGFFLVTYACVRWRNTCAATQFPDPASEEVT
- a CDS encoding class I SAM-dependent methyltransferase, producing the protein MKKVQQHYDEVADIYDERYDGSRGKYYHGHISEHVMSELPKGGFLLDIGCGTGLFVQRYVAEGGRAFGLDISPGMVRHGRQRCPESGFCVGTADVLPFKDGTFDALASLLAFSYVPDPEGMLRECYRVLKPGGRIAVCTLSRTVFTSIVPIAYQVGEKVGLKKVGVGHFDEHYYTNSEIAGLFREAGFTDVSVGRCSFAHLNLADPVFNLARKVEPIVEEKLPYLAYNVCAAGKKPES
- the coaBC gene encoding bifunctional phosphopantothenoylcysteine decarboxylase/phosphopantothenate--cysteine ligase CoaBC, with translation MKTLSGKTVVLAVTGSIAAVETVKLAHALRRRGATVQAVMTAAAAGIVHPDALTYATGRPAISRITGLVEHVLYCGEGGEADLLLVAPATANTIGKIACGIDDTTVTTFATTALGRGMPVVVVPAMHESMYRHPGVAENLGRLRSWGIDVIDPRIEEEKAKIADTDTIVLHAERAVSGRPLAGKRVLITSGACAEPLDDVRVLTTRSTGRMGREIALEAFRLGADVTVVHAGSFPCVRNVRATTAAGMQDAVLSVCRDAGVDIYVSAAAISDFAPERHEGKIPSGSPLTVRLEPLPKVIGAVAAACSPVTVAFKLGWDEEERARAMLEEGASVVVVNAPPTMGAAEGSFRIMTAGGTRDVSGSKEEVARAIWSELL
- a CDS encoding AAA family ATPase, which translates into the protein MLWSEVYRPRRCDDIIGQDEVVRHLTAFSDSGSVPHMLISGPHGTGKTAAVECLAKRLYGENWKANTTVFSATDLLGRGRSALETDERFSMIYRKDRSLIVNFKQIVKWYASMRPLDADFKLMVFEDAHGLTFEAQQALRRTMERYSATCRFIFVTVRPSAIIPAIASRCLPLFFAPVESSLVLTRLEEILAAEGAAVPADDIDLIVYAAQGDLRRAIMYLQIAARAEQEFDLAEISRSETTNVATSAFVALRDGNFDAARRIAESLMIEYGLSAREVVGELRQVARREYNHPALAVALADADLRLSHNANDFVQINALLARIAREVFSEESTATL
- a CDS encoding 4-phosphopantoate--beta-alanine ligase — translated: MIPKDHPRYRSLVAREQLARCAREGIVAPEGLAAHGRGEAFDYLLGEKTTESAALAERTAAAMLLAARHAVISVNGNTAALAAAEIAALQRASGADVEVNLFHRTQERIERITRLLTEHGVRVLTGTPERIVPLSHDRALSLPEGIGDADVVLVPLEDGDRCAALREMGKAVITVDLNPLSRTARTASLTIVDEVTRAIPAIAAACASLEPGEGERLIASLDNTYLLRAAIDEMRERLAHALE
- a CDS encoding pantoate kinase produces the protein MVRTAVAFSPGHISGYFRRVEGIGPEDTGSVGAGVVISEGVRSTVEEARETGVRVVRQGHASAGSPPVEYALERLGITARVTTECRLPIGAGFGLSAAALLATLTAINRLFELGLSPDEVAARAHEAEVLHRTGLGDVAASMSGGIVCRTGAGIHGDITRIYPQEPLYAVSLGALPTASVLSSPAAMARIAAAFPDRCPRDLPDFCLLSRGFAEKSGLIAPEVRQVLVACDAERVPASMTMLGNGVFAAGDGAEQVLSLFGEVYRLRVARRGAYLIEVKP